atttcaatGTGGATTTGGTTACAGATGTCTTTTGGGCTTGGGCCACAGACAGCTATATCAGTCCACTAACAGAGGACTAgttaaggcccagtgcactacttttgtgagagAAACataaactgtatatattttggatttcttattttttttagggGGAGCTGCAGCACACCTACTTCCCGCTGTTATGCTTTTGAGGGGTCTGAGTTCCTTTGGTGTTCACACTGAACCAAAAAATTAAGCGAACTGCACTTAGTTCTTCAAAAATTCGCTTaaagggaccaagtgtgaaaacaccctccgtttcagaggcaagccagcagtgggatgcagggtggtatgatgCTGGCTCATGATGTCATTACTGTCACAATTTAAGAAATCAACATTTGAAACATATTTCTTGGACGATTGCTCTTTTGGATAGCAATTTAAGAGAACTCAGTGTGCAAAAATGACACTTTTTAATTTCCCTACTGTAAAACAGTATATCGGCAGATATCAGTATCGGTTAGATGTGTCccttaaaaaaatcaaaatcagTATCGGACCCAAAATCCCCATATCAGTAAGGCTCTATGCATCAACATGTCAGAACGTTTTACAGTAGCTGTAAACTCTTCTTATATTAGTAAGCAAGTATAATATCCATAATTCAGACACAAAAATATTTTGTTACTTTTCCACATTTCACCAATTTAAAACGTCATTTCACATCATATCTTCCATACAAAAGCTGTCATAATACTAGCTCTGAAAACATCCTGTTATCATTGCAAAAAATATGATTATTCTYTTCTATTCTCATTTGGCTATATTAGATTGACAACATTGTTGACACCTCAAAACACTAGCAATTGATATCATAGCAATGCTACAAATACCTCAGGACTCACCTTGAACATGTTACGACTACAGTATGTACAATCCACTGCTCTCTCACACCTGCTGGAAGCacatggacatacagtaccagtcaaaggtttggacacacctactcattcaagggtttttctttatttttactattttctacattgtagaataatagtgaagagatcaaaactatgatataacacatatggaataatgtagtaaccaaagaaagtattaaacaaatcaaaatatattttatatttgagattcttcaaagtagccaccctttgccttRatgacagctttgcacactcttggcattctctcaaccagctttatgaggtttCTTYccttcttaatgcgtttgagccaatcagttgtgttgtgacaaggtaggggtggtatacagaagatggtattttaccaaatagggctatgtccATATTAtcgcaagaactgctcaaataagcaaagagaaattaaagcccatcattacttgaagacattaaggtcagtcaatctggaaaacttCAAGAAATgttaatgtttcttcaagtgcagttgcaaaaactatAAAGCGCTAAGATgaagctctcatgaggaccaccaaaggaaaggaagacccagagttacctctgctgcagaggataagttcattagattttgcagcccaaataaatccttcacagagttcaagtaacagacacatctcaacatcaactgttcagaggagattgcgtgaaaTCAGRccttcatggtcaaattgctgcaaagaaaccactactactaataagaagagacttgctagggccaagaaacacaagcaatggacattagacaggtggaaatctgtcctttgatctgatgagtcccaatttgagatttttggttccaaccgccgtttctttgtgagacgcagagtaggtgaacgaatgatctctgcatgtgtggtactaccgtgaagcatggaggaggtgtgatggtgctttgctggggacactgtttgtgatttatttagaattcaaggcacacttaaccagcatggctacctcagcattctgcagcgatatgacatcccatctggtttgcgcttagtgggactatcatgtgttttttaacaggacaatgacccaacacacctccaggctgtgtaaggacaatttgaccaagaaggagagcgatggagtgctgcatcagatgacctggcctccacaatcccccaacctcaacccaattgagatggtttgggaagagttggaccacagagtgaaggaaaagcagccaacaagtgctcagcatatgtgggaactccttcaagactgttggaaaagcattccaggtgaagttggttgagagaatgccaagaatctgcaaagctgtcatcaacgcaaaggttggctactttgaagaatctcaaatataaaatgtgttttaatttgtttaacacttttttggttactacatgattccatatgtgttatttcatagttttgatgtcttcactattattctacaatgtagaaaattgtaaaaaaataaagacaaacccttgaatgagtaggtgtgtccaaacttttgacgagTATTTAGTTAGAGGGAAAGCCTGTTTGTCTAGTTCATCAGGGGTTTGGAATATTCCGTAACGGTCCTTCAACCAGGCCAGCTATATCTACTGGCAGGACTTCATTGCTACCTTTTATCTCAGTTAGGCCAGATACTTCTAAGTGAAGTGAGGGCTTTCCAGACTTTCCATGGAGTGTGTGGGTTGAAAATGTGACCTGACAAAGATCCAACTCGGATCTAACCGTTGTCTTTTTTATGAGTCKGATTAAATCACCATGGGAGCATACCAGAGTTGCAGACATACATTTTTTCTTTGATAGCTTATTTTGCTCTGCACCTGATAAGTTGGATGTGCATATTTTTCCAAACGTTCCTGTGTTGAAAATGTAACATGACCGCTATGCCGACTCACATCAGCACACTTGTAAAATCTAATATTGAAATGCattgaaatgtgtgtgttcactgtgcaCCTCagattctaaaatagattttcagattccctttgtttctctttctctctacaagtacaaagacacacacacccacacacatacggACACATTTGTCCTTCAGTCAGTCAGGTAGCTGTTGTTGTCGAACAGCGGGGTGACGGTACCGTTCTTCCACTTGATCAAGATCTCTCCCCGCTTTAGTGAGGGAGAGTGGGCCGGCCGCATGGGGTACTGAGTGAGGGGGGCTCTCTCGCTGAGCACAGGGGACCCCGGCTGACTCACAAGCCCTGTAGGAGTGTACGACTTCAGCACACACACTACTTTCTTCTTCCTGGGAGAGGGAAATCATTCATTTGTAGTTCTGCAACTGTGTGGGCAGTTGTGGTTACTGTTGTTTTAAAAAGTAGTATGTGATGAAGTTGTAGTTCTGGGTTATCATTTGAGAAAAAAATCTTCCTAACCACAGGATCTTTGGAGCATAATTCAGATTCAGTGGGGAAATTTGATAATTCTTGAATGTAGTAGGCATAATACTGGATCCAAAATGTATGTTTATGGTATTACTGGGAAGCTGTATTTCCCCTTAGGCCCCTTGTCAGTAGACCAATAGTGGTACAGTGGGAAGACAGCAGTGTGCAGgttagcctagcagttagaacgttgggccagtaactgaaaggttgctggttcaaatgcCCCGGGTCAAcatggtgagaaaaaaaatctggcaatttgcccttaagcaaggcacttaaccttactTCTCTCAGGGAGGGTGSGAtatgcaaaacaaaaaaaatctaattcacaTGTGTATTAATAGatacttgtacatgtgtgaaataggagaaCTATAAGCACCCACCTGTTGTGGTGGATGTTGAGTAAGAGCATGACAGTCCCCAGCACCAGAGCCAGGGAGCTCAGCACCAGCATGGTCACTTTCCAGCCAaaccctgtaacacacacacaaagagagatggagaaactcCCATAATCGACAGTTCAGAGTAAACAAACACTTTCCACTTTCAAACTCTAGCAAACCTCTAGAACGTCATATAAAAGGTCTTTAGAAACTGGAATTATCTGAGTGGGCTTGGACATCAATACACCCACTATACAGATTCCTATGTAAGTTTTCCTCTCCTCTAACGCCACCATGTGGTAGATAAGGCACAGAGTAGAAGGCCCCAGAGCTCATCGGGGCAGAGAGATGTGTTTTGCCCCTGGGTTTGTTTTGAAGGCAGTTATAGTCTTTCTTCCACACCCCTCCGGCAATAGGTTTCCCAACTCACCATACTCAGCGTTGAAGAATGTMATTGAGGGGCCCTCAGGGCCCATGGTGCTTTCAaccagatgagagtgctctgtcCCACGGTCCATTCCAGTGGTGTTAGGGGCAACAACATCATCGCCTGGAACCGGAGGGGGAACATCACATCAGCATTAGAGTATAATAACACAGGAGTAATACCCTAGTTATTATCTCAAAGCCATAGCCCCTTTGTTTTATTAATCTGTTCATCAATTAGTATGCCATTTCACCAAAGCCAGACCAAAATACTTAACTGWGGACCATCAGATTGAATTGAATCAAAAGACATATACATAGGTCTAGACTAGTGCCCCATAGGACCGGCGTAGGGAGGAGCCCAAGTGAACAGTTTTGGACTTGCTRGCAACCAGCCCACATTAGGACCCTATTGATTGGAGGGAACTTAGCTGAATGAGATTTAGCCAGCAAGGACAGTGGAAATGCAATCCCTGATGGAACTAGTGGTATGTGACAACGCTGAGATGCCATTTGGATCACCCACTGTTAAGCCTAAGACACTGACCAAACCAAGGTATTCTCAAAgcagatacaaaaaaaaagactttgttacaatgtacagtaccagtcaaaagtttggacacaccttctcattcaaggggttttctttatttgtactattttctacattgtagaataaaagtgatgacatcaaaactatgaaataacacatatggaatcatgtagtaaccaaaaaagtgttaaacaaatcaaaatatattttatatttgagattcttcaaagtagcctccctttgccttgatgacagctttgcacagtcttggcattctctcaaccagcttcacctggaatgcttttcaaacagtcttgaaggaattcccacatacgctgagcacttgttggctgctttcacttcactctgtggtccaactaattccaaaccatctcaattgggttgaggttggttgattgtggaggccagatctcTGACGCAGCACAatatcactcttcttcttggtcaaatagcccttacacagcctggaggtgtgttgggtcattgtcctgttgaaaaacaaatgatagtcccattaagcgcaaacagatgggatggagtatcgctgcagaatgctatggtagccatgctgattaagtgtgccttgaattccaaataaatctctgacagtgtcaccagcaaagcacccccacaccacctcttccatgcttcacggtgggaaccacacatgcggagatcatccattcatcagaccaaaggacagatttccaccagtctaatggccatttctcgtgtttcttggcccaagcaagtctcttcttattattggtgtccttaagtagtggtttatttgcagcaactcaaccacgaaggcctgattcacgcagtgtcctctgaacagttgatcttgagatgtgtctgttacttgaactcYGTGAAAYatttatttgggctgcaatttctgaggctggtaactctaatgaacttatcctctgcagcagaggaaattCTCTgtcatcctttcctgtggtggtcctcatgagaagcagtttcatcatagcgcttgatgatttttgcgactgtacttgaagaaactaagaaagttattgaaatgttccagattgactgaccttattatcttcaagtaatgatggactttggTTTCTCTTcacttatttgagcagttcttRCCATAATATGgacgtggtcttttaccaaatagggctatattctgtataccactcataccttgtcacaacacaactgattggctcaaacacattaaggaaataaattccacaaattaacttttaacaagacacacatgttaattgaaatgcattccacatgactacctcatgaagctggttgagagaatgccaagaatatgcaaagctgccatcaaggcaaagggtggctactttgaagaatctcaaatataaaatatattttgatttgtttaacactttttttggttactactatatgtgttatttcggttatgatgtcttcactattattctacaatgtagaaaatagtaaaaataaagaaaaacccttgaatgagtaggtgtgtccaaacttttgactggtactgtatgtccatgtGCTTCCAGCAGGTGTGAGAGAGCAGTGGATTGTACATACTGTAGTCGTAACATGTTCAAGGTGAGTCCTGAGGTATTTGTAGCATTGCTATGATATCAATTGCTAGTGTTTTGAGGTGTCAACAATGTTGTCAATCTAATATAGCCATATGAGAATAGAAGAGAATAATCATATTTTTTGCAATGATAACAGAGCTAGTATTATGACAGCTTTTGTATGGAAGATATGATGTGAAATGACGTTTTAAATTGGTGAAATGTGGAAAAGTAACAAAATATTTTTGTGTCTGAATTATGGATATTATACTTGCTTACTAATATAGGAAGTGTTCACAGTTACTGTGCAACATTCTGACATGTTGATGCATAGAGCGTTACTGATATGGGGATTTKGGGTCCGATACCGATTTTTTAAGGGACACATCTAACCGATACTGATATCTGCCGATATACTGTTTTACAGTAGGGAAATTAAAAAGTGTCATTTTTGCACACTGAGTTCTCATAAAATGCTATCCAAAAGAGCAATTTTCCAATAAATATGTTTCAAATGTTGATTTCTTAAATTGTGACAGTAATGACATCATGAGCCGTGATGAGCCAAAGTAGCCAAARgatggctactttgaagaatctaaaatatattttgatttgtttaacactttttggtaactacatgattccatatgtgttatttcatagctttgatgttttcattatcattctacaatgtagaaaattKtaaaaataaagaaaaactctggaatgagtaggtgtatccaaacttttgactggtactgtatttctatGGCAAAAGATAGATCGGTAGAACCAAYACTGACAGAATAACTTGTTAGACGTTGTTTGGTAGGCACTGCATAGGAGACAATGGTAATAATAGTGACTATGACCCAAGACATGTAGCCTACAAGTACAATTGTGATAATGTAATTCAGCGCTTGACAGCGAGGAAATGTAAGACCAATGAAAATGGCAGTGAAATATCCCAGTATGATGAAAATGAATGAGCTCTATAATGAAAGCTACTGAAGGATGACATGAGGCACATCCCTTCTCTATGATGGGACCCTAGTCCGACGGTTCTTCTTACTCCACTGTGGTTGGCTGTTTGTATTGGAAGKGGTACTTGTTGAGGGGGGCAGAGCAGCAGTTTGTGTGGACCTGTGgcgatggtggtggtgatggctgGCTCTATTCCCACAGACAGTATGGTTGCCCAGCGTTCTCCACTTGCTGGCCTGTCTACGCTCTTTAGAGAGGAAGACCTTAGACGACTTAGAGGATACGTGAGGAGCGCTGAGGTGGAGCCCCTTTCCTTGCAGTGTGAGGTGGCCCTTCTTAGAGCAGGCCCATGCCTGGCCCTCCCTGCCCACCTCGCCACCTGCAGCCCCAGCTCCCTCCTCATTCCCAGGGCCACAGTGGTGCAGTCTGACACTCAGATCATGCTCCTGRCCACTCAGACACTCTCCTGTGAGCCGGCTGCTCAGGGCTAGGCGCTCAGGGAGCCACTGCCACTCCTGCAGCGCTGAACCAGGGATGCACTCCCCCAGCACCACCCTGCTCCCGGGATGCCCATCCTGGACCAGGACCTGCACACACTTACCCAGCAGCTCATTCCTGATGCTAAAGCCAGCCGCCTCTATGGGAGAAAACAGTATAATATAACATTACAGTGCATTAGCCTATGAAAGGAAAAAAGCACCTTGGACAAACAAATGTGTCCAGGTCAGATGAGGTTGGCTATAAGGTGTAGGGTCAGTGCTAAAAGGCTCTGGTTTACAGCCATGTTATAAACTAGACAATTTTGTAATATGAGCTGGTTAAATAACAATGTCCTGGCCAGTGGAGGGATTATTCCCATGTTGTGTTTTGGAAGCTATTCATTGGTTGCATGTTTCGTCAYAATATTGTTTTGAACGTTCGTTTTGTACAGATGACcgactgagcattctactcaatgcatcaTTATTGAGCACTGATGAAGKCTTCATCAAAAGAGCATTTACMGTGGCTTGGAAATACAACGACATTAAAWGGGATGCAAACAATTAATAGGAAAACCctgtcatcattttgatgtcgctAGACTGACTYTTGATSCAGTATAACTTTAGCTAAGATTGAAGGGAGGACACCGGATTTTAGCTAAGTAGCTAACGTTCTCATTCTAGCTATTTGTTTGAcgaactttgctagctaatgacaacattgccaccTGTCTAAAGTACATTTGACGACATGAAGATGCTGRCAAAATTGTTTCCTACCAAATATTTGACTATTTTaccaatgtcatcgtatttccaggcaCTAAATTGTAATTTTCACTCAAAAGTCGTTAGCCTCGTCCAGAATGGCGACCCAGTGGCGcactcagtgcttgaggcgtcactacagacaccctggttcgattctagtCTGTATCACAACYggccgtgattgggagtcccagcgtcgtccggtgtaKgccgtcattgtaaataagagttcattcttaactgacttgYttagttaaataaaataatgactgGGTTTATCACTTTAGGACGCCACTATTGCGACGCCGGTAGAGGGCGGCGtgagaacgttcataacaatggcatgacgaGACCGAGTGATGGAGGTGGAACCTACTGTAACGTTACTCTGTGAAGTCGAGACAGTCAGTAACTAAATGATGAATTATTGCGTTACAACAAGCCTCTTCGCACTAAAATGCAATTTAACATATTTTTTATAGATTTCTTTATACTTTCTTGTTGTTGATTACTTTATACTTGAAAGCTAACTTTTGAGCTGCTACAGWAACTACTGTATAKtagctagctagctaaaaacaaaTGTGGATGCATGCAAACTACTGTAACGTTAGCAAACAAGCTAAGTTTGCTAACTACAAACAATATTGTTAAGTCTAAACCAGAAAACTAGGTAGCTTATAATATTTTCTAGTATAGAAAACAACGCATTTCCCCATCAACTACAGATAGCTAGTAACTTTCTTACAAGTTCTTACCGTGGAAAACGAGTATGAAAACGCAGGGACCCCAAAACCTGTTCCCCATGACAAGTGGTGCTGTAATGTCTCCCGTGGCAACAGCCTGAATGTGTGCGTTGGGGTGTGGAGTTGAGATGTGTTCCCCACAGGGGCGAGGGGTGTGTGAACAGAGCTTCATGCGTCCAATCAGAACAGGTTAACGGTATATGCATCACTAGCTAACCACATAATTAAATGGCACAAACAGCTACAATTTATAATGATAATTTATGTTAATTGGGTAAATGTGGAGTAGGTCATATGCCAGCAAAACTAACAGCAAACGAATATTGATCTAATAATGATGATTGGAAGGCTAACATGAAACAGACCTGAAAATGTCTGACATAAACAAACTGTGAACAAAGAATGTGATAGGTAACAAGAGTCTGCCTTCGTGGCCTGtagaacaatagaatagaaaCAATGCAATATCACACGCACCTTAAATAMATAAATGAAATAATGGTAGGCCAATGCCTCCTGTGATATATTTAATTAGTTAAACAACAATGGCAGTAGTAGTGCAATTCTGTATTATATTTCAGTGAATACATACTTTGTACAGAATATGTGTTAGCAAGGTGTCCTGGTACATGGGTTTAGATCACAACAATACTGAGTAATTAATGATGCATACATTTTGCATGGCCAAACTAAGGGCACTGTGGTGGTAAtctggaggcgaaagaaacgcacaSCTGTTTAGGCGAGGtgttggctagcggagtagaacacttaaaaagaaaaggagagctgcactctctaggagctcagatgcaataatttaataaccaacgTTGTCAAGGTCTTATCCCCAATAAATTGTCAAGTTCACCCCATCTCATAGGGAGGGTGACGTGTTCGGTGCCAATATAGAGAAGGGACGAAATAGAGTGGTTCGCATTTGGAAGCGAACCAGTCTATTTCGTCACTTCCCTATATCCCTAGGAGAGTGAGTGACcttgacaatttattgttaaaacgagaggctgcctggatttTTGACWatttattgttaaaacgagaggctgcctggatttGTTATTTAAAAACCCTTGCTCCATTCGGTCTCAAYgtagactttgatctgaagccattcttgtgattattgtgattttgctattcattgtaaatgtttgtaggcctatgtagccacattgtatctatgatcgtatgctatccattaatgctttttatatgttctatttagatctgtaaatcaaccaatgacatcaagccacacccggccataattacagacacctgtgtgtccttCCAAACTATATAAATTAGTGACGCATAGTGCTTGGCATTATACCCACAGtctttgtcattataccctgatgaagacagcttgtctgtcgaaacattGGTTATAAAATGATTGCAACTGAGCACCTAGAGTGTgctgctctccttttcttttttgcTGTGGTGGCAAACCTGGAGTAAATTCATAAAGGCAGTCAAGAAGGCACCATATGAGTGATCTGAGCATTACATTAAAATGTTGCATCGGACACAAATCCTGGAAGACAGAACTCAAAAGCAGGTGTatattacagtaaaaaaaaatctttatggctcaaaacacacaaacataaatgCTATAGACTTGAAACACTGACGCAAACCTGGCATTTTGTTCCTTCATTAACATAATGTTTACAGGTCTGTTGGTGTGTGCAACAATGACATTGGGAGTGAATCAGTTGCATAACTTCTGTCAAAGATGAGTGTTTATGGTGTATCAGGGTGATGTTTCAGGTGTTGACGGAGGAAAGAGGGAACAATACGACGGGGGTCGGTCTATCTCTTGAGGAGAGGGGTGTGAAAGCATCATCGGGGCAGTCGGGGGTGTATGAAATGGTGGCGCAGTTGGAGGTGGATCCATCATCAAGTGAGTTGGGTATGGGTATGTTGGCTGTGGGTCAGGGGGATAACTTCCTCCCACRGCTRCAGGTTCAGGGTACACTGGCAGGACAGGTGGATATAGGCCTCCCCCTGGACCCGAGGCAGGAGGATATGGTCCAAAGGCTGTATCACAAGGGAAGTCACTGTTGCTTGGACCACCTTTCCCGAATTCTTCAAACCCGAGGACAGGACTGCCTGGTGATAGGTCAGACCGAAAGCAGGAAGGGATAATAGCCAATGGAAACTTGACTTCAGGGTCTGTGGCAAGAGGAACGTCCAAGTATACCTTTAAAACAAACAGCATGTTATGGAGGAGTATTGTCTGACCTGCCTTTTTGCACTGACGTCAATGGTAGAKCTGGGTGTGTGTGACTGCGAATGTCAAGTTAATATGCATCACTTGAGCATAAAGCTTATAGTTAAAGCGTTACTTTTCTGTTTAATACTCGGAATATGAAGTGATTGTCCAGACACYTGRATGTACCTTTAGTATGTACTCTACTCTTATGATGTTACAGTTCAGGATGG
This portion of the Salvelinus sp. IW2-2015 linkage group LG15, ASM291031v2, whole genome shotgun sequence genome encodes:
- the LOC111973643 gene encoding uncharacterized protein isoform X2, translated to MGNRFWGPCVFILVFHEAAGFSIRNELLGDDVVAPNTTGMDRGTEHSHLVESTMGPEGPSXTFFNAEYGFGWKVTMLVLSSLALVLGTVMLLLNIHHNRKKKVVCVLKSYTPTGLVSQPGSPVLSERAPLTQYPMRPAHSPSLKRGEILIKWKNAGVREQWIVHTVVVTCSRPPEV
- the LOC111973643 gene encoding uncharacterized protein isoform X1, translated to MGNRFWGPCVFILVFHEAAGFSIRNELLGKCVQVLVQDGHPGSRVVLGECIPGSALQEWQWLPERLALSSRLTGECLSGQEHDLSVRLHHCGPGNEEGAGAAGGEVGREGQAWACSKKGHLTLQGKGLHLSAPHVSSKSSKVFLSKERRQASKWRTLGNHTVCGNRASHHHHHRHRSTQTAALPPSTSTXSNTNSQPQWSDDVVAPNTTGMDRGTEHSHLVESTMGPEGPSXTFFNAEYGFGWKVTMLVLSSLALVLGTVMLLLNIHHNRKKKVVCVLKSYTPTGLVSQPGSPVLSERAPLTQYPMRPAHSPSLKRGEILIKWKNAGVREQWIVHTVVVTCSRPPEV